In a genomic window of Echeneis naucrates chromosome 4, fEcheNa1.1, whole genome shotgun sequence:
- the LOC115042095 gene encoding 60S ribosomal protein L5, whose protein sequence is MAPHRGSSCRTLLTAHARGALPFSSAAESTPQSLTPGSFIRRQKDCKMGFVKVVKNKAYFKRYQVKFRRRREGKTDFFARKRLVVQDKNKYNTPKYRMIVRFSNRDIICQIAYAKIEGDMIVCAAYSHELPKYGISVGLTNYAAAYCTGLLLARRLLNKFGLDKVYDGQVEVTGDEFNVESIDGQPGAFTCYLDAGLARTTTGNKVFGALKGAVDGGLSIPHSTKRFPGYDVESKEFNAEVHRKHIMGINVSEYMSYLMEEDEDAYKKQFSRFIKNGVTPDSIEEMYKKAHAAIRENPVHEKKPPKEVKKKRWNRAKLSLAQRKDRVAQKKASFLRAQEQEAAE, encoded by the exons ATGGCGCCTCACCGCGGCTCATCCTGTCGCACGCTACTTACGGCGCATGCGCGCGGCGCTCTTCCTTTTTCCAGTGCAGCGGAGTCAACCCCTCAGTCTTTGACTCCGGGCTCCTTCATAAGGAGACAAAAAGACTGCAAAATG GGTTTTGTTAAAGTGGTGAAGAACAAGGCCTACTTCAAGAGGTACCAGGTGAAattcaggaggaggagag AGGGCAAAACTGACTTCTTTGCTCGTAAGCGCCTGGTCGTCCAAGATAAGAACAAGTACAACACACCTAAGTACCGGATGATTGTCCGTTTCTCAAACAGAGACATCATCTGCCAG ATCGCCTATGCCAAGATTGAGGGTGATATGATCGTGTGTGCGGCCTACTCACACGAGCTGCCAAAATACGGGATCTCCGTTGGTTTGACAAACTACGCAGCAGCTTACTGCACTGGTCTGCTGCTGGCCCGCAGA cTGTTGAACAAGTTTGGCCTGGATAAGGTGTACGATGGCCAGGTGGAAGTGACAGGCGATGAGTTCAATGTGGAGAGCATTGATGGTCAGCCAGGTGCTTTCACATGCTACCTTGATGCTGGGCTTGCCAGAACCACAACAGGCAACAAGGTGTTCGGTGCTCTGAAGGGGGCTGTGGATGGAGGCCTGTCCATCCCACACAG CACTAAACGCTTCCCTGGGTATGATGTAGAGAGCAAGGAGTTCAACGCTGAAGTCCACCGCAAGCACATCATGGGCATCAATGTGTCAGAGTACATGAGCTACCTgatggaggaagatgaggatgcTTACAAGAAGCAGTTCTCCCGCTTCATCAAGAATGGAGTCACCCCCGATTCG ATTGAGGAAATGTACAAAAAGGCCCATGCTGCCATCCGTGAGAACCCAGTCCACGAAAAGAAGCCCCCCAAAGAAGTCAAAAAGAAGAG GTGGAACCGTGCCAAGCTGTCTCTGGCCCAGAGGAAAGACCGTGTTGCTCAGAAGAAGGCCAGCTTCCTCCGAGCTCAGGAACAGGAGGCAGCAGAGTGA
- the dipk1ab gene encoding divergent protein kinase domain 1A isoform X2, whose translation MARGLFPWGVFRKPLYIQARFSYLHMKYLFFSWLAVLVGSWIVYVEYSSYTELCRGHDCKISICDKYRKGVIDGSACSSLCEKDTLYLGKCFTAKANSQAKVGDQANLANLATQVLSIADANKDGHISLPEARSTWALLQLNEFLLALVLQDREHTPKLLGFCGDLYVMEKVPHSPLFGISLPWIIEVWIPTGLRRRMDQLFTPSWPHKAKISIGLLELVEDVFHGTFGSFLMCDVRATSFGYNDRHDLKVMDAQYIVPEAIFQEDIRQQRCDVDEDCLYGADCLTSCDLTKHRCTPEVTRPNLAKACEALKDYILRGAPSDVREELEKQLYACIALKGSTEHMEIEHSLILNNLKTLLWKKISHTKDS comes from the exons TCTTCAGAAAGCCTCTGTACATCCAG GCCAGATTCTCCTACTTACATATGAAGtacctcttcttctcctggcTGGCAGTGCTCGTGGGGAGCTGGATAGTGTACGTGGAGTACTCATCCTACACAGAGCTATGTCGTGGGCACGACTGCAAAATTTCAATA tgtgacaaatacagaaaaggaGTCATTGATGGTTCAGCCTGCAGCAGCCTTTGTGAGAAAGATACACTCTACCTGGGGAAGTGCTTCACTGCCAAGGCCAACAGCCAG GCTAAAGTCGGGGATCAGGCCAACCTCGCCAACCTTGCAACCCAAGTGCTGTCGATTGCAGATGCTAATAAAGATGGTCATATCTCACTGCCTGAGGCCCGGTCCACCTgggctctgctgcagctcaatgAGTTCTTGTTAGCTTTAGTCTTACAAGACAGAGAGCACACGCCAAAGTTACTGGGCTTCTGTGGAGACCTGTACGTGATGGAGAAGGTGCCACATTCTCCCCTTTTCGGAATCAGCCTCCCGTGGATTATTGAGGTGTGGATTCCAACAGGCCTGCGCCGCAGAATGGACCAGTTGTTCACCCCTTCCTGGCCACACAAGGCCAAGATCTCCATCGGGCTCCTGGAGCTCGTCGAGGATGTTTTTCATGGCACTTTTGGAAGTTTCCTCATGTGCGACGTAAGAGCCACCAGTTTTGGCTACAACGACCGCCATGACCTGAAGGTGATGGACGCACAGTACATCGTTCCTGAGGCCATCTTCCAAGAGGACATCAGGCAGCAGCGTTGCGATGTGGACGAGGACTGTCTCTACGGCGCTGACTGCCTCACTTCTTGCGACCTCACCAAGCACCGCTGCACACCAGAGGTGACCAGGCCAAACTTAGCTAAAGCCTGCGAAGCACTCAAAGACTATATCCTGAGGGGGGCACCGTCTGATGTGAGAGAGGAGCTTGAGAAGCAGTTATACGCCTGCATTGCACTGAAAGGTTCAACAGAGCACATGGAAATAGAGCACTCGCTGATTCTGAACAATCTTAAGACTTTGCTATGGAAGAAAATTTCTCATACTAAAGACTCTTAA
- the dipk1ab gene encoding divergent protein kinase domain 1A isoform X1 encodes MARGLFPWGVFRKPLYIQCDKYRKGVIDGSACSSLCEKDTLYLGKCFTAKANSQVYSGSWGDLEGVIKCQMEEVPHYDLGNEMEPKKEVVAFNKPIRGTSVEKFREMILNHLKAKVGDQANLANLATQVLSIADANKDGHISLPEARSTWALLQLNEFLLALVLQDREHTPKLLGFCGDLYVMEKVPHSPLFGISLPWIIEVWIPTGLRRRMDQLFTPSWPHKAKISIGLLELVEDVFHGTFGSFLMCDVRATSFGYNDRHDLKVMDAQYIVPEAIFQEDIRQQRCDVDEDCLYGADCLTSCDLTKHRCTPEVTRPNLAKACEALKDYILRGAPSDVREELEKQLYACIALKGSTEHMEIEHSLILNNLKTLLWKKISHTKDS; translated from the exons TCTTCAGAAAGCCTCTGTACATCCAG tgtgacaaatacagaaaaggaGTCATTGATGGTTCAGCCTGCAGCAGCCTTTGTGAGAAAGATACACTCTACCTGGGGAAGTGCTTCACTGCCAAGGCCAACAGCCAG GTTTACTCTGGGAGTTGGGGAGACCTGGAGGGTGTTATTAAATGCCAGATGGAGGAGGTTCCTCATTACGATTTGGGCAATGAGATGGAGCCCAAAAAAGAGGTTGTGGCCTTCAACAAGCCCATCAGGGGCACCTCAGTGGAAAAGTTCAGGGAGATGATCCTCAACCACCTTAAG GCTAAAGTCGGGGATCAGGCCAACCTCGCCAACCTTGCAACCCAAGTGCTGTCGATTGCAGATGCTAATAAAGATGGTCATATCTCACTGCCTGAGGCCCGGTCCACCTgggctctgctgcagctcaatgAGTTCTTGTTAGCTTTAGTCTTACAAGACAGAGAGCACACGCCAAAGTTACTGGGCTTCTGTGGAGACCTGTACGTGATGGAGAAGGTGCCACATTCTCCCCTTTTCGGAATCAGCCTCCCGTGGATTATTGAGGTGTGGATTCCAACAGGCCTGCGCCGCAGAATGGACCAGTTGTTCACCCCTTCCTGGCCACACAAGGCCAAGATCTCCATCGGGCTCCTGGAGCTCGTCGAGGATGTTTTTCATGGCACTTTTGGAAGTTTCCTCATGTGCGACGTAAGAGCCACCAGTTTTGGCTACAACGACCGCCATGACCTGAAGGTGATGGACGCACAGTACATCGTTCCTGAGGCCATCTTCCAAGAGGACATCAGGCAGCAGCGTTGCGATGTGGACGAGGACTGTCTCTACGGCGCTGACTGCCTCACTTCTTGCGACCTCACCAAGCACCGCTGCACACCAGAGGTGACCAGGCCAAACTTAGCTAAAGCCTGCGAAGCACTCAAAGACTATATCCTGAGGGGGGCACCGTCTGATGTGAGAGAGGAGCTTGAGAAGCAGTTATACGCCTGCATTGCACTGAAAGGTTCAACAGAGCACATGGAAATAGAGCACTCGCTGATTCTGAACAATCTTAAGACTTTGCTATGGAAGAAAATTTCTCATACTAAAGACTCTTAA
- the dipk1ab gene encoding divergent protein kinase domain 1A isoform X3, protein MARGLFPWGVFRKPLYIQARFSYLHMKYLFFSWLAVLVGSWIVYVEYSSYTELCRGHDCKISICDKYRKGVIDGSACSSLCEKDTLYLGKCFTAKANSQVYSGSWGDLEGVIKCQMEEVPHYDLGNEMEPKKEVVAFNKPIRGTSVEKFREMILNHLKAKVGDQANLANLATQVLSIADANKDGHISLPEARSTWALLQLNEFLLALVLQDREHTPKLLGFCGDLYVMEKVPHSPLFGISLPWIIEVWIPTGLRRRMDQLFTPSWPHKAKISIGLLELVEDVFHGTFGSFLMCDVRATSFGYNDRHDLKVMDAQYIVPEAIFQEDIRQQRCDVDEDCLYGADCLTSCDLTKHRCTPEVTRPNLAKACEALKDYILRGAPSDVREELEKQLYACIALKGSTEHMEIEHSLILNNLKTLLWKKISHTKDS, encoded by the exons TCTTCAGAAAGCCTCTGTACATCCAG GCCAGATTCTCCTACTTACATATGAAGtacctcttcttctcctggcTGGCAGTGCTCGTGGGGAGCTGGATAGTGTACGTGGAGTACTCATCCTACACAGAGCTATGTCGTGGGCACGACTGCAAAATTTCAATA tgtgacaaatacagaaaaggaGTCATTGATGGTTCAGCCTGCAGCAGCCTTTGTGAGAAAGATACACTCTACCTGGGGAAGTGCTTCACTGCCAAGGCCAACAGCCAG GTTTACTCTGGGAGTTGGGGAGACCTGGAGGGTGTTATTAAATGCCAGATGGAGGAGGTTCCTCATTACGATTTGGGCAATGAGATGGAGCCCAAAAAAGAGGTTGTGGCCTTCAACAAGCCCATCAGGGGCACCTCAGTGGAAAAGTTCAGGGAGATGATCCTCAACCACCTTAAG GCTAAAGTCGGGGATCAGGCCAACCTCGCCAACCTTGCAACCCAAGTGCTGTCGATTGCAGATGCTAATAAAGATGGTCATATCTCACTGCCTGAGGCCCGGTCCACCTgggctctgctgcagctcaatgAGTTCTTGTTAGCTTTAGTCTTACAAGACAGAGAGCACACGCCAAAGTTACTGGGCTTCTGTGGAGACCTGTACGTGATGGAGAAGGTGCCACATTCTCCCCTTTTCGGAATCAGCCTCCCGTGGATTATTGAGGTGTGGATTCCAACAGGCCTGCGCCGCAGAATGGACCAGTTGTTCACCCCTTCCTGGCCACACAAGGCCAAGATCTCCATCGGGCTCCTGGAGCTCGTCGAGGATGTTTTTCATGGCACTTTTGGAAGTTTCCTCATGTGCGACGTAAGAGCCACCAGTTTTGGCTACAACGACCGCCATGACCTGAAGGTGATGGACGCACAGTACATCGTTCCTGAGGCCATCTTCCAAGAGGACATCAGGCAGCAGCGTTGCGATGTGGACGAGGACTGTCTCTACGGCGCTGACTGCCTCACTTCTTGCGACCTCACCAAGCACCGCTGCACACCAGAGGTGACCAGGCCAAACTTAGCTAAAGCCTGCGAAGCACTCAAAGACTATATCCTGAGGGGGGCACCGTCTGATGTGAGAGAGGAGCTTGAGAAGCAGTTATACGCCTGCATTGCACTGAAAGGTTCAACAGAGCACATGGAAATAGAGCACTCGCTGATTCTGAACAATCTTAAGACTTTGCTATGGAAGAAAATTTCTCATACTAAAGACTCTTAA